The following proteins are encoded in a genomic region of Pikeienuella piscinae:
- a CDS encoding D-amino-acid transaminase: MSRTVYVNGEFVPEEEAKISVFDRAFLMADGVYEVTSVLDGKLIDFPGHMARLHRSLNELKMKPARTDDELLAIHRELIARNDLESGMIYLQITRGAADRDFIWPTDAEPGIVLFTQAKEQVNAATAKTGLKVITVEDQRWARRDIKTVQLLFPSFAKMEAKAAGKDDAWLVTDGEVNEGTSNNAYIVKNDVIITRNLSNDILHGITRAAVLRFAREAQMKVEERAFTVEEAKAADEAFCTSASAFVTAIVEIDGATISAGEPGPIAARLREVYIDESRKTAI, translated from the coding sequence ATGAGCCGCACGGTTTACGTAAATGGCGAGTTTGTTCCGGAAGAGGAGGCGAAGATCTCGGTCTTCGACCGCGCTTTTCTGATGGCCGACGGGGTCTACGAGGTCACGTCGGTGCTCGACGGCAAGCTGATCGACTTTCCGGGCCACATGGCGCGGCTGCATCGTTCGCTCAACGAACTGAAGATGAAGCCGGCCCGCACGGATGACGAATTGCTGGCGATCCATCGCGAATTGATCGCGCGGAACGATCTCGAGAGCGGCATGATCTATCTGCAGATCACTCGCGGCGCGGCGGATCGCGACTTCATCTGGCCGACGGACGCCGAACCCGGGATCGTGCTTTTCACTCAGGCGAAAGAGCAGGTGAACGCCGCCACGGCAAAGACCGGGTTGAAGGTGATCACGGTCGAGGATCAGCGCTGGGCGCGGCGCGACATCAAGACGGTGCAGCTTCTGTTCCCGAGCTTCGCCAAGATGGAGGCGAAGGCGGCGGGCAAGGACGACGCATGGCTGGTCACCGATGGAGAGGTGAACGAGGGGACGTCGAACAACGCCTATATCGTCAAGAATGACGTGATCATCACCCGCAATCTCTCCAACGATATCCTCCACGGCATCACCCGCGCCGCGGTTCTGCGGTTCGCGCGCGAGGCGCAAATGAAGGTGGAGGAGCGCGCGTTTACCGTCGAGGAGGCGAAAGCTGCGGACGAGGCCTTCTGCACTTCGGCCTCCGCGTTCGTCACGGCGATCGTGGAGATCGACGGCGCAACCATCAGCGCCGGCGAGCCGGGGCCGATCGCGGCGCGGCTGCGGGAAGTCTATATCGACGAGAGCCGGAAGACCGCGATCTGA
- a CDS encoding methylated-DNA--[protein]-cysteine S-methyltransferase: MPHHSTETALGRFTIEAADGAITGLRWGGPVETAKDPLLIEAAAQLGAYADGRLRAFDLPLAPAGGPLQQAVMAAMRRIPFGETLTYGKIAAQVGAPAQAIGQCCGANPIPVIIPCHRVTGTGKLGGFSAPGGVETKVALLRHEGAYSLLI; the protein is encoded by the coding sequence ATGCCCCACCACTCCACAGAAACCGCCCTCGGCCGCTTCACCATCGAAGCGGCGGACGGCGCGATCACCGGGCTCCGCTGGGGCGGCCCCGTCGAGACCGCGAAGGATCCGCTCCTGATCGAGGCCGCGGCGCAGCTCGGCGCTTATGCGGACGGGCGGCTTCGTGCGTTCGATCTCCCCCTCGCGCCCGCCGGCGGGCCGCTGCAGCAGGCGGTGATGGCGGCGATGCGCAGGATTCCCTTCGGCGAGACCCTCACCTATGGCAAGATCGCCGCGCAGGTCGGCGCGCCGGCGCAGGCCATCGGGCAATGCTGCGGCGCCAACCCGATTCCGGTCATCATTCCCTGCCACCGGGTGACCGGAACCGGCAAGCTCGGCGGGTTCTCGGCGCCGGGCGGCGTCGAGACCAAGGTGGCGCTTCTGCGCCATGAAGGCGCCTATTCGCTGCTGATCTGA
- a CDS encoding bifunctional sulfate adenylyltransferase/adenylylsulfate kinase translates to MSANTAPIPELYVSSDSAAKLKVEAASLPSWDLTPRQICDLELLMNGGFNPLKGFNTEADYNSIVETMRLADATLWPMPITLDVSAEFAEMVSPDQDIALRDQEGVILAIMSITDKWTPNKSNEAAKVFGADDLAHPAVNYLHNTAGPVYLGGPVTGIQPPVHYDFKSRRDTPNELRAFFRKLGWRRVVAFQTRNPLHRAHQELTFRAAKEAQANLLIHPVVGMTKPGDIDHFTRVRCYEAVLDQYPASTTHMSLLNLAMRMGGPREAVWHALIRKNHGCTHFIVGRDHAGPGKNSQGEDFYGPYDSQNLVAEHQREIGIELVPFKQMVFVQDRAEYMPADEVPADATVLSISGTELRRRLQEGLDIPEWFSFPEVVSELRKTKPPRVSQGFTVFFTGLSGSGKSTIANALMVKLMELGGRPVTLLDGDVVRKHLSSELGFSKEHRDINIRRIGYVASEITKNGGIAICAPIAPYTATRRAVREMVEQFGAFLEVHVATSVEECERRDRKGLYKLAREGKIKEFTGISDPYEEPQNAELVVDTINVSPDDCAQDVMLKLESMGLIAG, encoded by the coding sequence ATGTCCGCGAACACCGCGCCGATCCCCGAGCTTTACGTATCCTCCGACAGCGCCGCCAAACTCAAGGTTGAGGCGGCGAGCCTGCCGTCCTGGGATCTCACGCCGCGGCAGATCTGCGATCTCGAGCTTCTGATGAACGGCGGCTTCAATCCGCTCAAGGGTTTCAATACCGAAGCCGACTACAACTCCATCGTCGAGACCATGCGCCTCGCCGACGCGACGCTCTGGCCGATGCCTATCACGCTCGACGTCTCTGCGGAATTCGCGGAGATGGTCAGCCCGGACCAGGACATCGCGCTGCGGGATCAGGAGGGCGTGATCCTCGCCATCATGTCGATCACCGACAAGTGGACGCCGAACAAGTCCAACGAGGCGGCGAAGGTTTTCGGCGCCGACGATCTCGCCCATCCGGCGGTGAATTACCTCCACAACACCGCGGGGCCGGTCTATCTCGGCGGGCCGGTCACCGGCATCCAGCCGCCGGTGCATTACGACTTCAAATCGCGGCGCGACACGCCGAACGAGCTGCGCGCCTTCTTCCGCAAGCTCGGCTGGCGTCGCGTGGTGGCGTTTCAGACCCGCAATCCGCTTCATCGCGCGCATCAGGAATTGACTTTCCGCGCAGCGAAGGAGGCGCAGGCCAATCTTCTGATCCATCCGGTCGTAGGCATGACGAAGCCCGGCGATATCGACCATTTCACGCGCGTGCGCTGCTATGAGGCGGTGCTGGACCAGTACCCGGCCTCCACCACCCACATGTCGCTGCTCAACCTCGCCATGCGGATGGGCGGCCCGCGTGAGGCGGTCTGGCACGCGCTGATCCGCAAGAATCACGGCTGCACTCATTTCATCGTCGGGCGCGATCACGCCGGTCCCGGCAAGAACAGCCAGGGCGAGGATTTCTACGGGCCGTATGATTCGCAGAACCTCGTCGCCGAACATCAGCGCGAGATCGGCATCGAACTCGTCCCCTTCAAGCAGATGGTCTTCGTCCAGGATCGCGCCGAATACATGCCCGCGGACGAAGTGCCTGCGGACGCGACGGTACTTTCCATCTCAGGCACGGAGCTGCGCCGCCGCCTGCAGGAGGGGCTGGACATACCCGAATGGTTCTCCTTCCCCGAGGTCGTCTCCGAGCTGCGCAAGACCAAGCCGCCGCGGGTGAGCCAGGGGTTCACCGTCTTCTTCACCGGGCTTTCCGGCTCCGGCAAGTCGACGATCGCCAACGCGCTGATGGTGAAGCTGATGGAGCTGGGCGGCCGGCCGGTGACATTGCTCGACGGCGATGTCGTCCGCAAACATCTCTCGTCCGAACTCGGCTTCTCCAAGGAGCATCGCGACATCAACATCCGCCGTATCGGCTATGTCGCGTCGGAGATCACCAAGAATGGCGGCATCGCCATCTGCGCGCCGATCGCGCCCTATACCGCCACCCGCCGCGCGGTGCGCGAAATGGTCGAACAGTTCGGCGCCTTTCTCGAGGTCCATGTCGCAACCTCGGTCGAGGAATGCGAGCGGCGCGACCGCAAGGGGCTCTACAAGCTCGCCCGCGAAGGCAAGATCAAGGAGTTCACCGGCATCTCCGACCCGTACGAAGAGCCGCAGAACGCCGAGCTTGTGGTCGACACGATCAATGTCTCGCCCGACGATTGCGCGCAGGACGTGATGCTGAAGCTGGAGAGCATGGGCCTGATCGCCGGCTGA
- a CDS encoding NAD(P)H-dependent oxidoreductase subunit E → MALDERKGVWKSGRGKGRATPKGRQLDDTALTQVRALLGDRPRRRDLLIEHLHLIQDEYGHLSAGHLRALAEEMRMAQAEVYEVATFYAHFDVVKEGETPPPALTIRVCDSLSCELAGAAELKKALEAGLDPAKVRVLRAPCMGRCDTAPALEIGHNHIDHATPELVNRAIAAGDIHTHVPDYEELAAYRAGGGYETLAALRAGAKSPEEVKEEVLSSGLRGLGGAGFPSGKKWDFVRNAEGPRYLAVNGDEGEPGTFKDRFHLEREPHLFLEGMLIAAWSIAAARCYIYMRDEYPAVLEILRREIAALEAAGLAAPGYVELRRGAGAYICGEESAMIESIEGKRGMPRHRPPYVAQVGLFGRPTLVHNVETLHWVARVCREGPEVLSRVEKNGRRGLRSYSVSGRVKAPGVKLLPAGSTIHDVIEASGGMLEGHRFAAYQPGGPSAGILPASLGDMPLDFDILQEHGSFIGSAAIVVLSDKDSMKAAALNMLRFFEDESCGQCTPCRVGCEKAVKLMQADRWDRDLLEDLCAVMEDASICGLGQAAPNAIRLTMKHFPDEV, encoded by the coding sequence ATGGCTCTCGATGAGCGAAAGGGCGTCTGGAAATCGGGGCGAGGGAAGGGGCGTGCGACGCCGAAAGGGCGTCAGCTTGACGATACGGCGCTTACACAGGTTCGGGCGCTTCTTGGCGACCGGCCGCGACGGCGCGATCTTCTGATCGAGCATCTGCATCTTATCCAGGACGAATACGGTCATCTTTCCGCCGGCCATCTGCGCGCGCTGGCGGAAGAAATGCGGATGGCGCAGGCTGAGGTCTACGAGGTCGCGACATTCTACGCCCATTTCGACGTGGTGAAGGAAGGAGAGACCCCGCCCCCCGCGCTCACTATCCGGGTCTGCGACAGTCTTTCATGCGAACTGGCCGGAGCCGCAGAACTGAAAAAGGCCCTGGAGGCCGGGCTGGACCCCGCCAAGGTTCGCGTCCTCCGCGCGCCCTGCATGGGGCGGTGCGACACCGCGCCCGCGCTGGAGATCGGCCATAACCACATCGACCACGCGACGCCGGAACTGGTGAACCGTGCGATCGCGGCCGGCGACATCCATACGCATGTTCCCGACTATGAAGAACTGGCCGCGTATCGGGCCGGCGGGGGATATGAGACGCTCGCCGCGCTGCGCGCCGGAGCGAAGTCCCCAGAGGAAGTGAAGGAGGAGGTGCTTTCGAGCGGCCTGCGCGGCCTGGGCGGGGCCGGCTTCCCATCCGGGAAGAAATGGGATTTCGTGCGCAACGCCGAAGGCCCGCGTTACCTCGCCGTCAATGGCGACGAGGGTGAGCCGGGCACCTTCAAGGACCGGTTCCATCTTGAACGCGAGCCGCATCTCTTCCTCGAAGGCATGTTGATCGCCGCATGGTCCATCGCCGCGGCGCGGTGCTACATCTACATGCGCGACGAATATCCCGCGGTGCTGGAGATTCTGCGCCGCGAGATTGCGGCGCTGGAGGCGGCGGGGCTCGCAGCGCCGGGATATGTCGAGCTGCGCCGCGGCGCCGGCGCGTATATCTGCGGCGAGGAAAGCGCGATGATCGAGTCGATCGAGGGAAAGCGCGGCATGCCGCGCCATAGGCCGCCCTATGTCGCGCAGGTCGGCCTGTTCGGCCGCCCGACGCTGGTCCACAATGTTGAAACGCTGCACTGGGTCGCGCGAGTCTGTCGCGAGGGTCCGGAGGTTCTGAGCCGCGTCGAGAAGAACGGGCGGAGGGGGCTTCGCTCCTATTCAGTCTCGGGACGAGTGAAGGCGCCGGGCGTGAAACTTCTGCCGGCGGGATCCACGATCCATGACGTGATCGAGGCTTCGGGCGGCATGTTGGAGGGGCACCGCTTCGCAGCGTATCAGCCGGGCGGCCCCTCGGCTGGCATCCTGCCGGCGTCGCTCGGCGATATGCCACTGGATTTCGATATTCTGCAGGAGCACGGCTCCTTCATCGGCTCGGCCGCCATCGTTGTTCTTTCCGACAAGGACAGCATGAAGGCGGCGGCGCTCAACATGCTGCGGTTTTTCGAGGACGAAAGCTGCGGTCAGTGCACGCCCTGCCGCGTCGGTTGCGAAAAGGCAGTGAAGCTGATGCAGGCGGATCGCTGGGATCGCGATCTTCTGGAGGACCTCTGCGCGGTGATGGAGGACGCATCGATCTGCGGGCTCGGTCAAGCGGCGCCGAATGCGATCCGCTTGACCATGAAGCATTTTCCCGACGAGGTCTGA
- a CDS encoding FMN-binding negative transcriptional regulator, with translation MHPNQIYRAADAARNLIFARERGFGVVTIGGDDEPLASHIPFLIDAAGERLEAHIVRSNPIWRRLRAGPARALVAISGPDGYVSPDWYGEPDLMPTWNYVAVHLKGELRLADQAGLRAHLAALSATFETRLAPKAPWTLEKMEPEALQRMMRMIAPVEMRVDAVEGTWKFSQNKSDAARAGAADGVENAGLGAETAALASLMRAPPV, from the coding sequence ATGCATCCGAACCAGATTTATCGGGCCGCGGACGCGGCGCGGAATCTCATCTTCGCGCGTGAACGCGGCTTCGGCGTCGTGACCATCGGCGGTGATGACGAGCCGCTCGCCTCCCACATTCCATTCCTGATCGACGCGGCGGGTGAGCGGCTCGAGGCGCATATCGTGCGTTCGAACCCGATCTGGCGGCGGCTTCGCGCCGGGCCGGCGCGGGCGCTGGTCGCGATCTCAGGGCCGGACGGCTATGTCTCGCCCGACTGGTACGGCGAGCCGGATCTCATGCCGACCTGGAACTATGTCGCCGTGCATCTGAAGGGGGAATTGCGCCTGGCCGATCAAGCGGGGCTCCGGGCGCATCTCGCCGCGCTTTCCGCGACATTCGAGACGCGGCTGGCGCCGAAGGCGCCCTGGACGCTGGAGAAGATGGAGCCGGAGGCGCTTCAGCGCATGATGCGGATGATTGCGCCGGTGGAGATGCGCGTCGATGCGGTCGAAGGAACCTGGAAGTTCAGCCAGAACAAGAGCGACGCAGCGCGGGCCGGCGCGGCGGACGGGGTCGAGAACGCCGGACTCGGCGCGGAGACGGCCGCCCTTGCCTCGCTGATGCGCGCACCGCCGGTCTGA
- a CDS encoding glutathione S-transferase, with protein MQLFHAGPSPYVRKVMVLLEEAGKTGEIALIDGATAPTAPNEALIAANPLGKIPCLVRDDGPALYDSRVITRYLDAKYGTGLYLDGEAVWLTLALEAHADGVLDAALLCVYEVRMREEAGRSAAWVAGQRGKITRGLDALEARWLDHLSSHVDMGAVAVACVLGYLDFRGEMGGWGDWRDGRPGLAAWGEAFLKRPAMRATAP; from the coding sequence ATGCAGCTATTTCACGCTGGCCCGTCGCCCTATGTCCGCAAGGTCATGGTTCTGCTCGAAGAGGCCGGAAAGACTGGCGAGATCGCGCTGATCGACGGCGCGACCGCGCCCACCGCGCCGAATGAGGCGCTGATCGCCGCGAATCCGCTTGGAAAGATCCCCTGCCTTGTTCGGGATGACGGTCCCGCCCTCTATGACAGTCGCGTGATCACCCGCTATCTAGACGCGAAGTATGGGACGGGGCTCTACCTGGATGGCGAGGCGGTCTGGTTGACCTTGGCTCTGGAGGCGCATGCGGATGGCGTGCTCGACGCGGCATTGCTCTGCGTTTACGAGGTCCGGATGCGGGAAGAGGCGGGGCGCTCCGCCGCATGGGTGGCCGGGCAGCGAGGTAAGATCACGCGCGGTCTGGACGCGCTGGAGGCGCGCTGGCTCGACCATCTCTCGAGTCACGTCGACATGGGCGCCGTCGCGGTCGCCTGCGTGCTCGGCTATCTCGACTTTCGTGGCGAGATGGGTGGATGGGGCGACTGGCGCGACGGGCGGCCGGGACTGGCCGCCTGGGGAGAGGCGTTTCTCAAACGGCCGGCGATGCGCGCAACCGCGCCCTGA
- the ahcY gene encoding adenosylhomocysteinase, which translates to MTDHIVKDISLSEYGRKEIAIAETEMPGLMALRAEYGESEPLAGARIAGSLHMTIQTAVLIETLVELGADVRWASCNIFSTQDHAAAAIAAGGTPVFAVKGESLEEYWDYADRIFHFEEGGANMILDDGGDATMYILLGAQVEEGQTSLLDNPGSEEEVAFFAQIRKRMKESPGWFVKQRAMIKGVSEETTTGVHRLYKLMENGQLPFPAINVNDSVTKSKFDNKYGCKESLVDGIRRATDTMMAGKTAVVCGYGDVGKGSAASLRGAGARVKVTEIDPICALQAAMDGFEVVTLEDAVKTADIFVTTTGNKDVIRIEHMREMKDMAIVGNIGHFDNEIQVAALKNHKWTKIKDQVDMIEMPSGARLILLSEGRLLNLGNATGHPSFVMSASFTNQVLAQIELWTRGEDYPNEVFILPKHLDEKVARLHLDRIGVKLTTMSPDQVEYLGVPAEGPYKPDHYRY; encoded by the coding sequence ATGACCGATCATATCGTCAAGGATATTTCGCTTAGCGAATACGGCCGCAAGGAAATCGCCATCGCGGAAACCGAGATGCCGGGACTGATGGCGCTACGCGCCGAATACGGCGAGTCCGAACCGCTCGCCGGCGCGCGAATCGCCGGATCGCTTCACATGACAATTCAGACCGCGGTACTCATTGAGACGCTGGTGGAGCTTGGAGCCGATGTGCGCTGGGCCTCTTGCAACATCTTTTCCACCCAGGACCACGCCGCCGCCGCCATCGCCGCCGGCGGCACTCCGGTTTTCGCCGTGAAAGGCGAGTCGCTGGAGGAGTACTGGGACTACGCCGACCGGATCTTCCATTTCGAGGAGGGCGGCGCGAACATGATCCTCGACGATGGCGGTGACGCAACGATGTATATCCTGCTCGGCGCGCAGGTCGAGGAAGGCCAGACCTCGCTGCTCGACAATCCGGGATCGGAGGAGGAAGTCGCCTTCTTCGCGCAGATCAGGAAGCGGATGAAGGAAAGCCCCGGCTGGTTCGTCAAACAGCGCGCGATGATCAAGGGCGTCTCTGAGGAGACGACCACCGGCGTCCATCGGCTCTACAAGCTGATGGAGAATGGCCAGCTTCCCTTCCCGGCGATCAATGTGAACGACAGCGTCACCAAATCGAAATTCGACAACAAGTACGGCTGTAAGGAATCGCTGGTCGACGGCATCCGGCGCGCGACCGACACGATGATGGCAGGCAAGACCGCCGTCGTTTGCGGCTATGGCGACGTCGGCAAGGGATCCGCCGCGTCGCTGCGCGGGGCCGGCGCCCGCGTGAAGGTGACGGAAATCGACCCGATTTGCGCGCTTCAGGCCGCGATGGACGGTTTCGAGGTCGTGACGCTGGAGGACGCGGTGAAGACCGCCGACATCTTCGTCACCACCACCGGCAACAAGGACGTGATCCGCATCGAGCACATGCGCGAAATGAAGGACATGGCCATCGTCGGCAATATCGGCCATTTCGACAACGAGATTCAGGTTGCGGCGCTCAAGAACCATAAATGGACGAAGATCAAGGACCAGGTGGACATGATCGAGATGCCTTCGGGCGCTCGTCTCATCCTCCTCTCCGAAGGGCGCCTTCTCAATCTGGGCAACGCCACCGGCCATCCCTCTTTCGTGATGTCGGCGAGCTTCACCAATCAGGTGCTGGCCCAGATCGAGCTCTGGACCAGGGGCGAGGACTATCCGAACGAAGTGTTCATCCTGCCGAAGCATCTCGACGAGAAGGTCGCGCGCCTGCACCTTGATCGGATCGGCGTAAAGCTGACGACCATGAGCCCCGACCAGGTCGAATATCTCGGCGTCCCCGCGGAAGGCCCGTACAAGCCGGATCACTATCGTTACTGA
- a CDS encoding HD domain-containing protein translates to MATKRAWQRMLSGRRLDLLDPSPLDIEIGDIAHGLARVARWNGQTRGDWAFSVAEHSVLVERIFARLKPVPSTAQRLMALLHDAPEYVIGDMISPFKAALGLDYRAFEDRLEAATHLRFGLPAKPPEAVKARIKRADRASAWIEAVQLAGFDEAEAGRLFSRPRFKGWEQIRLTPLPPNEAAAVFLARFERLTKGV, encoded by the coding sequence GTGGCGACGAAACGGGCATGGCAACGGATGCTTTCGGGGCGGCGGCTCGACCTGCTCGACCCGTCGCCGCTGGACATCGAGATCGGCGACATCGCCCACGGGCTCGCCCGAGTCGCGCGTTGGAACGGGCAGACCAGGGGCGACTGGGCGTTCTCGGTGGCGGAGCATTCGGTGCTGGTCGAGCGAATCTTCGCGCGGTTGAAACCGGTGCCGAGCACGGCGCAGCGATTGATGGCGCTTCTGCATGACGCCCCCGAATACGTGATCGGCGACATGATTTCGCCATTCAAGGCGGCGCTCGGTCTCGATTACCGCGCCTTTGAAGATCGACTCGAAGCGGCGACGCATCTCCGCTTCGGCTTGCCGGCGAAGCCGCCCGAAGCGGTGAAGGCGCGGATCAAGCGGGCCGACCGGGCCTCCGCCTGGATCGAGGCCGTGCAACTGGCCGGGTTCGACGAGGCGGAGGCGGGGCGGCTTTTTTCCCGACCGCGTTTCAAGGGGTGGGAGCAGATCAGGCTCACACCGCTGCCGCCGAATGAAGCGGCGGCTGTTTTCCTTGCGCGCTTCGAGCGGCTGACCAAAGGCGTCTGA
- the ychF gene encoding redox-regulated ATPase YchF, translated as MGFKCGIVGLPNVGKSTLFNALTRTAAAQAANFPFCTIEPNVGEVSVPDERIETLAKIAGSKEVIPTRLTFVDIAGLVRGASKGEGLGNQFLANIREVDAIAHVLRCFEDDDITHVEGRIDPTADAETIETEMMIADLESIERRVQNLQRKLKGGDREAAQQARLLEAAKAALDAGRPARSVAVAEEDEKAWRMLQLLTAKPVLYVCNVAEADAAEGNALSAKVESLAAAEGAGCVVISAAIEEEIAQLEPDEREMFLAEMGLQEAGLDRLIRAGYELLGLVTYFTCGPKETRAWTIQKGWTAPKAAGVIHGDFEKGFIRAETIAYDDYVALGGEQKARESGRLRAEGKAYVVADGDVMHFLFNR; from the coding sequence ATGGGTTTCAAATGCGGCATCGTCGGGCTGCCGAATGTCGGCAAGTCGACGCTATTCAACGCGCTGACCCGCACGGCTGCGGCGCAGGCGGCGAATTTTCCCTTCTGCACGATTGAGCCGAACGTCGGCGAGGTTTCAGTTCCCGACGAGCGGATCGAAACGCTGGCGAAGATCGCCGGCTCGAAAGAGGTGATACCGACGCGACTGACCTTCGTCGATATCGCCGGGCTGGTTCGCGGCGCATCCAAAGGCGAAGGTCTCGGCAACCAGTTCCTCGCCAATATCCGCGAAGTCGACGCCATCGCCCATGTCCTGCGTTGTTTCGAGGATGACGACATCACCCATGTCGAGGGCAGGATCGACCCGACCGCCGACGCCGAAACCATCGAAACCGAGATGATGATCGCCGATCTGGAGAGCATCGAGCGGCGAGTGCAGAATCTCCAGCGAAAGCTCAAGGGCGGCGACAGGGAGGCGGCGCAGCAGGCCCGTCTTCTCGAAGCGGCGAAAGCCGCTCTCGACGCCGGGCGTCCGGCGCGCAGCGTCGCCGTGGCGGAGGAGGACGAGAAGGCCTGGCGGATGCTGCAGCTTCTGACCGCCAAGCCGGTGCTATATGTATGTAATGTCGCCGAAGCCGACGCCGCGGAAGGAAACGCGCTCTCCGCCAAGGTCGAATCGCTGGCGGCCGCCGAGGGCGCCGGCTGCGTGGTGATATCCGCCGCCATCGAGGAGGAGATCGCGCAACTGGAGCCAGATGAACGCGAGATGTTTCTCGCCGAAATGGGGTTGCAGGAGGCTGGGCTCGACCGACTGATCCGCGCCGGTTACGAGCTTCTCGGCCTCGTGACCTACTTCACCTGCGGCCCGAAAGAGACCCGGGCCTGGACGATTCAGAAAGGTTGGACCGCGCCGAAAGCCGCTGGCGTGATCCATGGCGACTTCGAGAAGGGCTTCATCCGCGCCGAGACGATCGCCTATGACGATTATGTCGCGCTCGGCGGCGAGCAAAAGGCGCGTGAATCAGGGCGGCTTCGGGCCGAGGGCAAGGCCTATGTCGTCGCCGATGGCGACGTGATGCACTTCCTCTTCAACCGTTGA
- a CDS encoding c-type cytochrome: MIRHLVLALILAPIAAEATALVEYVVNDGASIPAPLAEWSGGPGPGEALYQSAGCAACHDGPDAPDLADIGRRLTTGEIRLMIVEPRILFPGTAMPAYYTPGRMGEAPDELVGATRLTALEIEQIIAYLMRAETP, translated from the coding sequence ATGATACGCCATCTTGTCCTCGCTCTCATTCTGGCGCCGATCGCCGCAGAGGCGACCGCGCTCGTCGAGTATGTTGTAAACGACGGCGCGTCGATTCCCGCGCCGCTGGCCGAATGGTCGGGCGGTCCCGGGCCGGGCGAAGCGCTCTATCAGAGCGCAGGCTGCGCGGCTTGTCATGACGGACCGGATGCGCCCGATCTCGCCGATATCGGCCGGCGACTGACCACGGGCGAAATTCGGCTGATGATCGTCGAGCCGCGCATTCTTTTCCCCGGGACCGCGATGCCAGCCTATTATACGCCCGGCCGGATGGGCGAGGCGCCGGACGAGCTTGTCGGCGCCACGCGGCTGACTGCCCTGGAGATCGAACAGATCATCGCCTATCTCATGCGCGCCGAGACGCCCTGA
- a CDS encoding cytochrome c biogenesis CcdA family protein, with product MFEILTAFAGGLLSFLSPCVLPLAPPYLAFIAGTTLDQLTEDEKVDDALARRVLFSSIFFVLGLATVFVTLGATASVLGQALLQNKILFGRIAGGVIVVLGLHFLGVIRIPFLYREARLDAGKAAGSYAGAYVIGLAFAFGWTPCIGPILGTILVLAGQEDTIGRGVLMLAVYAAGLGLPFILAALFVRPFMRWMRGFRRHLGLVEKAMGALLIVVGVAMATGAFSRAAFWLLETFPFLASIG from the coding sequence ATGTTCGAGATTCTGACGGCGTTCGCGGGCGGGCTGTTGAGCTTTCTGTCGCCCTGCGTCCTGCCGCTGGCGCCGCCCTATCTCGCTTTCATCGCCGGGACGACGCTGGACCAGTTGACCGAAGACGAGAAGGTCGACGATGCGCTGGCGCGGCGGGTGCTGTTCTCCTCGATCTTCTTCGTGCTGGGGCTGGCGACGGTTTTCGTCACGCTGGGCGCCACGGCCTCGGTGCTCGGGCAGGCGCTACTGCAGAACAAGATCCTGTTCGGGCGGATCGCCGGCGGCGTGATCGTCGTGCTCGGCCTGCATTTCCTCGGTGTGATCCGAATCCCCTTCCTCTATCGCGAAGCGCGGCTGGACGCGGGCAAGGCTGCTGGGAGCTACGCTGGGGCCTATGTCATCGGGCTCGCCTTCGCTTTCGGTTGGACGCCTTGCATCGGGCCGATCCTTGGCACGATTCTGGTGCTGGCGGGGCAGGAGGATACGATCGGACGAGGGGTTCTGATGCTCGCCGTCTATGCTGCCGGGCTCGGGCTTCCCTTCATTCTCGCCGCGCTCTTCGTCCGGCCCTTCATGCGCTGGATGCGGGGCTTTCGCCGGCATCTCGGACTGGTGGAGAAGGCGATGGGCGCGCTCCTGATCGTCGTCGGCGTCGCGATGGCGACCGGCGCGTTCAGCCGGGCGGCGTTCTGGCTGCTGGAGACATTTCCGTTTCTCGCCAGCATAGGCTGA
- a CDS encoding ribbon-helix-helix domain-containing protein, with the protein MATYAPPKKHSLTLAGHRTSVTLEPPFWRAFQELAMSEGVSINALAARIDAARPAEVGLASAIRSHVLEEALRRARSAEE; encoded by the coding sequence ATGGCCACATACGCCCCCCCGAAAAAGCACTCCCTGACGCTCGCCGGACACCGGACCAGCGTGACGCTGGAGCCGCCTTTCTGGCGCGCATTCCAGGAGCTGGCGATGTCGGAGGGCGTTTCGATCAACGCCCTCGCCGCGCGGATCGACGCGGCGCGGCCCGCCGAGGTTGGCCTCGCCTCCGCGATTCGGTCGCATGTCCTGGAAGAGGCGCTGCGCCGCGCGCGGTCAGCGGAAGAGTAA